The following coding sequences lie in one Rutidosis leptorrhynchoides isolate AG116_Rl617_1_P2 chromosome 6, CSIRO_AGI_Rlap_v1, whole genome shotgun sequence genomic window:
- the LOC139854895 gene encoding probable serine/threonine-protein kinase PBL28, with protein MSFGKHNSKRYITKEIEILTGCDHDNIESFLGFCEVEDGRMILVYENFSTKHLRSYLNDRVLTWEKRLKICVDVAHGLNYLHNQMADQKMVIHNFVNSKNIMLDDNYYNAKIVYFGMSVFLPPNQDDNALFNVSKDMDHYWSYHSDPEYLMTGKLKRESDAYGFGVVMFEVLTWMRIGDIMDNEGHKYKDFSHLAARWVEEGIVFRKVSTMVKGENEGKDFMFNKGINKDSLDIFIKIMHQCLKPKQNQRPTMEVVVKELEKALSLQVTYTGIYNIIRARIAIK; from the exons ATGTCTTTTGGCAAGCATAATAGTAAAAGATATATCACCAAAGAAATTGAAATTCTCACTGGTTGTGACCATGACAACATAGAGTCCTTTCTTGGATTTTGTGAAGTAGAAGACGGACGCATGATTCTAGTATACGAGAATTTTTCTACAAAACATCTTCGGTCTTATTTAAACGATCGTGTTCTCACGTGGGAAAAGCGATTAAAAATTTGTGTTGACGTAGCACACGGATTAAATTACTTGCACAACCAGATGGCAGATCAAAAGATGGTAATACACAATTTTGTTAATAGTAAGAACATTATGCTGGACGATAATTATTACAATGCTAAGATTGTTTACTTTGGGATGTCTGTATTTCTACCTCCGAATCAAGATGACAATGCTCTCTTTAACGTGTCTAAGGACATGGATCATTATTGGAGTTATCACTCAGATCCAGAATACCTTATGACCGGTAAACTGAAAAGAGAATCAGATGCATATGGTTTCGGAGTAGTTATGTTTGAAGTCCTAACTTGGATGCGGATAGGTGATATAATGGACAACGAGGGCCATAAATACAAAGATTTTTCACACTTGGCCGCGCGGTGGGTGGAGGAGGGAATAGTGTTCAGAAAGGTGAGTACGATGGTGAAAGGAGAAAATGAAGGGAAAGATTTTATGTTTAATAAAGGAATCAATAAAGATTCCTTGGACATATTCATAAAAATCATGCATCAATGTCTGAAACCAAAGCAGAATCAACGTCCAACGATGGAAGTGGTTGTCAAAGAACTTGAAAAAGCATTATCATTGCAA GTTACATATACGGGTATTTATAACATAATACGAGCTAGAATCGCGATCAAATGA